One genomic region from Candidatus Korarchaeota archaeon NZ13-K encodes:
- a CDS encoding C/D box methylation guide ribonucleoprotein complex aNOP56 subunit (functions along with aFIB and aL7a; guides 2'-O-methylation of ribose to specific sites in RNAs), protein MRAFIALQPFGLIALDERGELLEGLPFPRDAEAISNLVRDREFLRRSLKELMGRINADEIVVNDARLKELLDEMGVHASLSPGERPFSSLRRSPLRYASQLWGDLKQRDYLSLLNEIGILVTRARVREQLSSLDQQVIKAVDFVDHSNKALNMIAPTIREWYSVHFPELNEILEDHYDFIKLVSIEPDRNKMREDALRRAGFSDKMISKIIEASRNSMGADLSEVDLQSIKSAASSWIALYEARRAMESYIEDLMRRAAPNLSAVVHPLVGARLIAIAGSLERLANLPASSIQILGAHKAIFMHLTKGTKPPKHGVIFQAKEIRSAPKSLRGKIARLLATKIAIAARVDFYGGGKYIGDQLRREIDEKIKRYTEAMSGEG, encoded by the coding sequence TTGAGGGCGTTCATAGCCTTACAACCCTTCGGCCTCATCGCGCTTGATGAGAGGGGGGAGCTCCTGGAGGGCCTCCCCTTCCCGAGGGATGCGGAAGCCATCTCAAACCTCGTGAGGGACAGGGAGTTCCTCAGGAGATCCCTGAAGGAGCTGATGGGTAGGATAAACGCCGATGAGATCGTGGTCAATGACGCTAGGCTCAAGGAGCTGCTCGACGAGATGGGGGTTCACGCCTCGCTATCCCCCGGGGAGAGGCCCTTCTCCAGCCTAAGGAGATCCCCGCTCAGATACGCCTCCCAGCTGTGGGGGGATCTGAAACAGAGGGATTACCTCTCCCTGCTTAATGAGATAGGGATCCTAGTGACCAGGGCAAGGGTGAGGGAGCAGCTCAGCTCGCTCGATCAGCAGGTGATCAAGGCGGTAGATTTCGTCGACCACTCGAACAAGGCATTGAACATGATCGCGCCGACCATAAGGGAGTGGTACTCCGTGCACTTCCCGGAGCTTAATGAGATACTTGAGGATCACTACGATTTCATCAAGCTGGTCTCGATAGAGCCCGACAGGAACAAGATGAGGGAGGATGCGCTCAGGAGAGCGGGATTCAGTGACAAGATGATAAGCAAGATCATTGAGGCCTCGAGGAATTCTATGGGAGCGGACTTGAGTGAAGTCGACCTCCAATCCATAAAGAGCGCGGCATCCAGCTGGATAGCCCTGTACGAAGCGAGGAGGGCGATGGAGAGCTACATAGAGGACCTCATGAGGAGGGCGGCACCCAACCTCTCGGCCGTGGTGCATCCCCTCGTGGGGGCCAGGTTGATAGCGATAGCGGGCAGTTTGGAGAGGCTGGCCAACCTGCCGGCGAGCTCGATACAGATCCTGGGGGCCCACAAGGCCATCTTCATGCACCTAACCAAGGGAACGAAGCCTCCGAAGCACGGCGTCATCTTCCAGGCGAAGGAGATCAGGAGTGCTCCTAAGAGCTTGAGGGGGAAGATAGCCAGGCTCCTAGCCACTAAGATAGCGATAGCTGCCAGAGTCGATTTCTACGGAGGGGGGAAGTACATAGGGGATCAACTGAGGAGGGAGATAGATGAGAAGATCAAGAGGTACACGGAGGCGATGAGCGGTGAGGGTTAA
- a CDS encoding DUF460 domain-containing protein, translated as MSDLIVAGVDIKSGSPRSKEKPIYSISIQREGEILFEAEEVSLEEIFELLRRYAVSVLATDNVFEIARNSDDLRRVINSLPPKCKLVQVTGSPQGIRPLSSVAKEAGLSMPHSDPLSTARLVAQLALRGVGMEAIAIYPETRILLTRNRSVKQGGSGSERWRRSIEASILSEANRIATELDRANLDYDLYVERASGGLRRAEFIVYADPEEVRKVVKESSSWSPFRIKISHSWRSKVKFPGEQFSTIPRSRPLIVGIDPGMSVGLAVIDLNGELLALRTMRRASRSEIIEEILNHGYPVIIATDVNPPPKSVIRIANMFDAKLVVSKYDMSSEEKKRIVAEYEESRGVRAGSSHERDSLAAALKVYYRVKNLIAKARARAEEAGLAKDSDAIVSKVLRGTPISVAIEEVSSKYEESHRESRYLELRKELAKADNYARRLLLKIEELREELRRYKELLRRKDEEIAELRRRLEYLEDERNLEIEIDRRISIRDSRIRELERELERERWQNEILRSQLRSLMDSREEIPGIRLRVLSSLSKERVDSLSETGGAEAILVLDASGASGSVARRLKNLGVKILLYRGSPPPSDFLEAASEEGIFVDSESNYRIAWNGVTPVIPFDEALKLLARSEEAEAPGVGRRGLDVMGIILDYRRSLARQGECDAQGG; from the coding sequence ATGAGCGATTTGATAGTCGCTGGGGTGGACATAAAGTCCGGATCTCCGAGGTCAAAGGAGAAACCCATTTACTCCATCTCGATCCAGAGGGAGGGAGAGATATTATTTGAGGCTGAGGAGGTCTCCCTGGAGGAGATCTTCGAGCTGCTCAGGAGGTACGCTGTGAGCGTCCTCGCCACGGATAACGTTTTCGAGATAGCCCGGAACTCCGATGACCTGAGGAGGGTCATCAACTCCCTCCCTCCAAAGTGCAAGCTGGTCCAGGTTACCGGCTCGCCCCAGGGGATAAGGCCCCTCTCCTCGGTGGCCAAGGAAGCGGGTCTGAGCATGCCCCATTCCGACCCGCTCAGCACGGCCAGACTGGTGGCTCAGCTTGCTCTGAGGGGCGTGGGAATGGAGGCCATCGCCATATACCCTGAGACGAGGATACTGTTGACCAGGAACAGGAGCGTGAAGCAGGGAGGCTCCGGGAGCGAGAGGTGGAGGAGGTCCATAGAGGCCAGCATATTGAGCGAGGCGAACAGGATAGCCACTGAGCTTGATAGGGCCAATCTGGACTATGATCTATACGTTGAGAGGGCTTCAGGAGGCTTGAGAAGGGCGGAGTTCATAGTTTACGCGGATCCCGAGGAAGTCAGGAAGGTGGTGAAGGAGAGCAGCTCCTGGTCCCCCTTCAGGATAAAGATAAGTCACTCCTGGAGGAGCAAGGTCAAGTTTCCAGGTGAGCAGTTCTCAACGATCCCCAGATCGAGACCGCTCATAGTTGGCATAGATCCCGGGATGTCCGTGGGCCTCGCTGTGATAGACCTGAACGGAGAGCTACTCGCATTGAGGACGATGAGGAGGGCCTCGAGATCCGAGATCATAGAGGAGATATTGAACCACGGCTATCCCGTAATAATAGCGACGGATGTGAATCCGCCTCCCAAGAGCGTCATCAGAATAGCCAACATGTTCGACGCAAAGCTCGTGGTTTCGAAGTACGATATGAGCTCCGAGGAGAAGAAGAGGATAGTGGCGGAGTACGAGGAGAGTAGAGGTGTGAGAGCCGGGAGCTCTCACGAGAGGGACTCTTTGGCTGCCGCCCTCAAGGTCTACTACAGGGTGAAGAACCTGATAGCGAAGGCCAGGGCGAGGGCTGAGGAAGCTGGCCTCGCCAAGGACTCAGATGCCATAGTCAGCAAGGTCCTCAGGGGAACTCCAATCTCCGTGGCCATAGAGGAGGTCTCCTCGAAGTACGAGGAGTCCCACAGGGAGTCCAGGTATCTCGAATTGAGGAAGGAACTGGCTAAAGCGGACAATTACGCCAGGAGGCTGTTACTGAAGATTGAGGAGCTCAGGGAGGAGTTGAGGAGATATAAGGAACTACTCAGGAGGAAGGATGAGGAGATAGCTGAGCTTAGGAGGAGGTTGGAGTATCTGGAGGATGAGAGGAACCTAGAGATTGAAATCGATAGGAGGATATCCATCAGGGACTCAAGGATAAGGGAGCTGGAGAGGGAGCTGGAGAGGGAGAGGTGGCAGAACGAGATACTGAGATCCCAGCTCAGGAGCCTGATGGATTCGAGGGAGGAGATCCCGGGGATAAGGCTGAGGGTGCTCTCGTCACTATCCAAGGAGAGGGTGGACTCCCTCTCGGAGACCGGGGGGGCCGAGGCCATCTTGGTGCTCGACGCATCGGGTGCCAGCGGCAGCGTCGCGAGGAGGCTGAAGAACCTGGGTGTTAAAATCCTGCTCTATAGGGGGAGCCCTCCACCCTCGGACTTCCTGGAGGCGGCCTCCGAGGAGGGTATATTCGTGGACTCCGAGAGCAACTACAGGATAGCCTGGAACGGTGTGACCCCAGTGATCCCGTTCGATGAGGCCCTGAAGCTGCTCGCTAGGAGCGAGGAGGCCGAGGCTCCTGGGGTAGGGAGGAGGGGATTGGACGTGATGGGGATAATCCTCGACTACAGACGGTCACTCGCAAGGCAGGGGGAGTGTGATGCGCAGGGGGGCTGA
- a CDS encoding fibrillarin-like rRNA/tRNA 2'-O-methyltransferase: protein MRVKEDQNFKNVYWIVDGKKQLATRSLTPGIRVYDETLREIGGIEYRIWNPKRSKLAAAIHNGLRNFPFRKGSRVLYLGIASGTTASHISDVIEESGIIFGVEVAHWVIRDLLRVAEFRKNIVPILESARRPQNYSWLVTEVDVIYEDVAQPDQVDILLRNSDLFLKSGGIAMIAVKASSIDVTLPPKKIYKRVEREVLETGRYELLETVDLSPYDPKHAIIVFRKK, encoded by the coding sequence GTGAGGGTTAAGGAGGATCAGAACTTCAAGAACGTATATTGGATAGTGGACGGCAAGAAGCAGCTGGCTACGAGGAGCCTAACCCCGGGGATCAGGGTCTACGACGAGACGTTGAGGGAGATAGGGGGGATAGAGTACAGGATATGGAATCCGAAAAGGTCGAAGTTAGCCGCGGCCATTCACAACGGGCTGAGGAACTTCCCTTTCAGGAAAGGTTCGAGGGTGCTGTACCTCGGGATAGCCTCGGGCACGACCGCTTCTCATATAAGCGACGTGATAGAGGAGAGCGGCATCATATTCGGCGTTGAAGTAGCTCACTGGGTGATCAGGGATCTCCTGAGAGTTGCCGAGTTCAGGAAGAACATAGTCCCCATACTTGAGAGCGCCAGAAGGCCCCAGAACTACAGCTGGCTGGTGACGGAGGTCGATGTCATTTATGAGGATGTCGCCCAGCCCGATCAGGTCGATATACTCCTCAGGAACTCCGACCTCTTCCTCAAGAGCGGAGGGATCGCCATGATCGCCGTCAAGGCTAGCAGCATAGACGTCACGCTTCCTCCCAAGAAGATCTACAAGAGGGTCGAGAGGGAGGTTCTGGAGACGGGGAGATACGAGCTCCTCGAGACGGTGGACCTCTCGCCCTACGATCCTAAGCACGCAATTATAGTCTTTAGGAAGAAGTGA
- a CDS encoding 30S ribosomal protein S30 produces MPRGTHGALNKAGKVRSLTPKVEARERRSPPPRARIRSLYHKRYVLGRKPGQHPI; encoded by the coding sequence ATGCCTAGGGGAACTCACGGTGCCCTGAACAAGGCTGGTAAGGTGAGATCGCTGACACCCAAGGTCGAGGCCAGGGAGAGGCGAAGCCCTCCTCCCAGAGCGAGGATCAGGTCACTGTATCACAAGAGATACGTGCTGGGTAGGAAGCCGGGCCAGCATCCGATATGA